A portion of the Drosophila innubila isolate TH190305 chromosome 3L unlocalized genomic scaffold, UK_Dinn_1.0 0_D_3L, whole genome shotgun sequence genome contains these proteins:
- the LOC117786455 gene encoding larval cuticle protein 65Ag1-like, which yields MKFLIVFVALFAVALAAPSDPTTTILKSISDVGPESHHTESETSDGSYFSENGHLKYQGTDHEAYVLDGKYSFVAADGKTYEVTYIADENGFQPQGAHLPVAPEA from the exons ATGAAGTTCCTCATCGTCTTCGTCGCCCTCTTCGCTGTGGCTCTGGCAGCACCATCTGATCCAACAACCACCATCCTGAAATCTATTTCAGATGTTGGACCCGAAAGCCACCATACTGA GTCGGAGACATCTGATGGTTCTTACTTCTCAGAAAATGGCCACCTTAAGTATCAAGGCACAGATCATGAGGCTTATGTACTTGATGGCAAATACAGTTTCGTTGCCGCCGATGGTAAAACCTACGAAGTCACCTATATTGCCGATGAGAACGGTTTCCAGCCTCAGGGCGCTCATTTGCCCGTGGCCCCAGAGGCTTAA
- the LOC117787041 gene encoding larval cuticle protein 65Ag1-like: MKFLIVFVALFAVALVAPADSAILCCSFETSEGQSAQEEGELKDIGTEHEALSVHGSYKYIGDDGKTYEVTYIADENGFRPQGSHIVN, from the exons ATGAAGTTCCTCATCGTCTTCGTCGCCCTCTTCGCTGTGGCTCTGGTAGCACCTGCTGACTCGGCAATT TTATGTTGCAGTTTTGAAACATCTGAAGGCCAGTCCGCCCAAGAGGAGGGCGAACTTAAGGATATTGGCACAGAGCATGAGGCTCTTTCCGTTCATGGCAGTTACAAATACATTGGCGACGATGGTAAAACCTACGAAGTCACCTATATTGCCGATGAGAACGGTTTCCGGCCTCAGGGCTCTCATATTGTCAATTAA
- the LOC117788362 gene encoding larval cuticle protein 65Ag1-like — protein sequence MKFLIVFVALFAVALAAHADTEIVRSESDVGPESYSYSFETSDGQSAQEQGELENPGSEHEAISVHGSYKYIGDDGQTYEITYVADENGFQPQGSHIPK from the exons ATGAAGTTCCTCATCGTCTTCGTCGCCCTCTTCGCTGTGGCTCTGGCAGCACATGCTGACACGGAAATTGTAAGGAGCGAATCTGATGTTGGACCCGAGAGCTACAGTTATAG TTTTGAAACATCTGATGGCCAGTCCGCCCAAGAGCAGGGCGAACTTGAGAATCCTGGCTCAGAGCATGAGGCTATTTCCGTTCATGGCAGTTACAAATACATTGGCGACGATGGTCAAACCTACGAAATCACCTATGTTGCCGATGAGAACGGTTTCCAGCCTCAGGGCTCTCATATtcccaaataa